Proteins co-encoded in one Oreochromis aureus strain Israel breed Guangdong linkage group 3, ZZ_aureus, whole genome shotgun sequence genomic window:
- the cct7 gene encoding T-complex protein 1 subunit eta: MLSKSILGSDAGGKLLERTAKMMPTPVILLKEGTDTSQGIPQLISNINACQVIAEAVRTTLGPRGMDKLMVDSRGKATISNDGATILKLLDVVHPAAKTLVDIARSQDAEVGDGTTSVTLLAAEFLKQLKSYVEEGLHPQTIIRAFRTATSLAVSKIKEIAVSVKKDDKQEQRELLEKCAATALNSKLIAGQKEFFSKMVVDAVMSLEELMSLKMIGIKKVQGGALEESQLVSGVAFKKTFSYAGFEMQPKRYENPKIALLNVELELKAEKDNAEVRVKSVEDYQAIVDAEWNILYDKLEKIYQSGAKVVLSKLPIGDVATQFFADRDLFCAGRVQEEDLKRTMMACGGSIQTSVGAMTDDVLGQCELFEEVQVGGERYNFFKGCPKAKTCTIILRGGAEQFTEETERSLHDAIMIVRRAIKNDSVVAGGGAIEMELSKYLRDYSRTIPGKQQLLIGAYAKALEIIPRQLCDNAGFDATNILNKLRAKHAQGGMWYGVDINNEDIADNFVACVWEPSIVRINALTAASEAACLILSVDETIKNPRSTMDGPPGGAGRGRGRGRPHAH; encoded by the exons ATGCTTTCGAAAAGCATTCTGGGATCCGATGCCGGTGGAAAGCTTCTCGAAAGAACTGCAAAGATGATG CCCACACCGGTTATCCTGCTTAAGGAGGGGACGGACACATCTCAGGGCATTCCCCAGCTCATCAGCAACATCAATGCCTGCCAG GTGATTGCTGAGGCTGTCAGGACCACCCTGGGGCCCAGGGGGATGGACAAACTGATGGTGGACAGCAGAG GAAAGGCCACAATCTCCAACGATGGAGCCACCATCCTGAAACTGCTGGATGTGGTTCACCCTGCGGCCAAAACTCTGGTGGACATCGCCCGCTCCCAGGACGCTGAG GTTGGGGACGGCACCACCTCCGTCACCCTCCTGGCTGCAGAGTTCCTGAAGCAGCTGAAGTCGTACGTGGAGGAGGGTCTCCACCCGCAGACCATCATCAGAGCGTTCCGCACCGCCACCAGTCTCGCCGTCAGCAAGATCAAGGAGATCGCCGTCTCTGTGAAAAAAGACGATAAGCA AGAGCAGAGGGAGCTTTTGGAGAAATGTGCAGCCACAGCTCTAAACTCCAAGCTGATCGCCGGTCAGAAGGAATTCTTCTCCAAAATGGTTGTGGATGCAGTCATGTCACTGGAGGAGCTCATGTCTCTGAAAATGATCGGTATCAAGAAGGTCCAGGGAGGAGCTCTGGAG GAGTCTCAGCTGGTCTCTGGCGTTGCGTTCAAGAAGACGTTCTCCTACGCCGGCTTTGAGATGCAGCCCAAACGCTACGAAAATCCAAAGATCGCTTTGCTCAATGTGGAGCTGGAGCTGAAAGCCGAGAAGGACAACGCTGAAGTCCGTGTGAAATCTGTGGAG GACTACCAGGCCATCGTGGATGCAGAGTGGAACATCTTATACGACAAGCTGGAGAAGATCTATCAGTCGGGAGCCAAGGTGGTCCTGTCAAAGTTGCCCATCGGTGATGTGGCCACCCAGTTCTTCGCTGACAGAGACCTGTTCTGTGCTGGGCGGGTTCAGGAGGAAGACCTGAAGAGGACCATGATG GCCTGCGGAGGCTCCATCCAGACGTCTGTAGGAGCGATGACCGACGATGTGCTGGGACAGTGTGAGCTCTTTGAAGAGGTCCAGGTCGGAGGAGAGAG GTACAACTTCTTTAAGGGCTGCCCGAAGGCAAAGACATGCACCATCATCCTGAGGGGCGGGGCCGAGCAGTTCACAGAGGAGACGGAGCGGTCGCTGCACGATGCCATCATGATCGTGCGCAGAGCCATCAAG AATGACTCTGTTGTAGCAGGTGGAGGTGCCATAGAGATGGAGTTGTCCAAGTACCTGCGGGACTACTCGAGGACCATCCCCGGAAAACAGCAGCTCCTGATTGGAGCATACGCCAAGGCCCTGGAGATCATCCCCAGACAGCTGTGCGACAACGCCGGCTTCGACGCCACAAACATCCTGAACAAACTGAGGGCGAAACACGCACAG GGGGGCATGTGGTACGGTGTGGACATCAACAACGAGGACATCGCAGACAACTTTGTCGCCTGCGTGTGGGAGCCGTCCATAGTGCGGATCAACGCCCTGACGGCGGCGTCAGAAGCAGCTTGTCTCATCCTGTCGGTCGACGAGACGATCAAGAACCCCCGCAGTACTATGGATGGACCACCAGGTGGCGCTGGCAGGGGCCGAGGCCGCGGGAGACCCCATGCTCACTAA